One genomic region from Apodemus sylvaticus chromosome 1, mApoSyl1.1, whole genome shotgun sequence encodes:
- the LOC127683379 gene encoding olfactory receptor 51G2-like, translating into MFHVNITNSIFSTFLVTGIPGLEAVYIWISMPFCAMFLITMVGNITIVIVIWHEQTLHVPMYLFLAMLASSDLGLSLFTFPTLLRIFLLNAREMTTSACFTQMFFIHTFQVLESAIILAMAFDRYVAISHPLHYHSILTDSVVAKIGLAIVVRTLTVQVPLPILLRRLYFCRSNVLSHSYCLHPDIIKLSCSSTSVNSIFGLFVVLSTMGLDFLLILLSYALILKAVLCMASHSGRLKALNTCLSHLCAVVLFFTPMICLSMLHRFGPRLPSHVYVTLANMHFLIPPVMNPIVYVVKTKQIRDKIQKFFIKKATKKSQTASIA; encoded by the coding sequence ATGTTTCATGTCAATATCACCAACTCCATCTTCTCCACCTTCCTGGTCACAGGCATTCCAGGGCTGGAGGCAGTGTACATCTGGATATCTATGCCATTCTGTGCCATGTTTCTCATTACGATGGTGGGCAACATCACCATCGTAATTGTTATCTGGCACGAGCAGACTCTTCATGTTCCTATGTATCTCTTCCTGGCCATGTTAGCCTCCTCTgatctgggtctctctctctttaccttCCCCACTCTGTTGAGAATCTTCTTGCTGAATGCTAGAGAGATGACCACTTCTGCTTGTTTTACTCAGATGTTCTTTATTCACACTTTCCAAGTCCTTGAATCAGCTATCATTCTGGCAATGGCCTTCGATCGGTACGTGGCCATTTCTCATCCACTTCACTATCACTCCATTCTCACAGACTCTGTGGTTGCCAAGATAGGATTAGCTATTGTTGTACGAACCTTAACTGTGCAGGTGCCTCTCCCCATCCTCTTGAGGAGGCTGTACTTTTGTCGATCCAATGTACTGTCTCATTCCTACTGTTTGCATCCTGACATCATAAAGCTCTCCTGCTCCAGTACTAGTGTCAACAGTATCTTTGGACTCTTCGTGGTGCTCTCTACCATGGGGCTTgactttctcctcatcctcctctcaTATGCATTGATTCTAAAAGCAGTACTGTGTATGGCTTCCCACAGTGGCCGCCTCAAGGCTCTCAACACTTGCCTCTCCCATCTGTGTGCTGTGGTCCTTTTCTTCACACCCATGATCTGCTTATCCATGTTGCATCGTTTTGGTCCAAGGCTTCCCTCACATGTCTATGTGACTCTGGCCAACATGCACTTTCTAATTCCTCCTGTGATGAATCCCATCGTCTATGTGGTGAAAACCAAGCAGATTCGTGACAAAATTCAGAAATTCTTCATTAAAAAGGCAACAAAGAAATCTCAGACTGCATCTATAgcataa